In one window of Tenacibaculum mesophilum DNA:
- a CDS encoding aspartate kinase, with translation MRIFKFGGASVKDANGVKNVAKVLQHEGTENTLVVISAMGKMTNAFEQVVDDYFYKKESLKDSLSFVEDFHQKMLNNLFSTNHELYNKVNHLFGELSGFMARNTSKDYNYVYDQMVGFGELLSTTIVSAYLSEIGVENQWLDVREYIKTDGTYRDAKINWEQTQQQIQEKVDVSKLNITQGFLGGFGTETTTLGREGSDYTAGIFAYCLDADSVTIWKDVQGVLNADPRVFSETALLQEISYTEAIEMAFYGASVIHPKTIQPLEQKNIPLYVRSFEDVTKLGTCVGRGKKITPEVPCFIVKKNQILVAISAKDFSFMVEDNISDVFKKLHDYNLKVNLIQNSAISFSVCIEDKYNNFENFYNDLKGAYKIRAYKDTTLYTIRHFNDEAIKTIRKRGKSIIRQINTETAQLVIQENM, from the coding sequence ATGAGAATATTTAAGTTTGGAGGAGCATCAGTAAAAGATGCGAATGGAGTAAAAAATGTTGCAAAAGTATTGCAACATGAAGGCACAGAAAATACGTTAGTTGTAATTTCTGCCATGGGAAAAATGACCAATGCTTTTGAGCAAGTGGTTGATGATTATTTCTATAAAAAGGAAAGCCTTAAAGATTCTTTGAGCTTTGTAGAAGACTTCCATCAAAAAATGTTGAACAATTTGTTCAGCACAAACCATGAATTATATAATAAAGTAAATCATTTATTTGGTGAATTGAGTGGTTTCATGGCTCGAAACACTTCTAAAGATTATAATTATGTGTATGATCAAATGGTTGGTTTTGGAGAGTTATTATCTACCACTATAGTAAGTGCTTATTTATCTGAAATAGGAGTAGAGAACCAATGGTTAGATGTAAGAGAGTACATAAAAACTGACGGTACTTATCGTGATGCTAAAATTAATTGGGAGCAGACACAACAACAAATTCAAGAAAAAGTAGATGTATCTAAATTAAATATTACACAAGGATTTTTAGGAGGGTTTGGTACAGAAACAACAACGTTAGGAAGAGAAGGATCTGATTATACCGCAGGTATTTTTGCCTATTGTTTGGATGCTGATAGTGTTACTATTTGGAAAGATGTACAAGGAGTATTAAATGCAGACCCTAGAGTGTTTTCAGAAACAGCTTTGTTACAAGAAATTTCGTATACTGAAGCTATTGAAATGGCTTTTTATGGAGCCTCGGTAATTCACCCAAAAACAATTCAACCTTTAGAACAAAAGAACATCCCATTATATGTGCGTTCGTTTGAAGATGTTACAAAATTAGGAACATGTGTTGGGAGAGGGAAAAAAATAACACCAGAAGTTCCTTGTTTTATCGTAAAGAAAAATCAAATTTTAGTAGCAATTTCAGCAAAAGATTTCTCTTTTATGGTAGAAGATAATATTAGTGATGTTTTTAAGAAGTTACACGACTATAATTTAAAAGTAAACTTAATTCAAAATTCAGCGATCAGTTTTTCTGTTTGTATAGAAGATAAGTACAATAATTTTGAGAATTTTTACAACGATTTAAAAGGGGCTTATAAAATAAGAGCTTATAAGGATACTACTTTATACACAATTCGTCATTTTAATGATGAAGCGATAAAAACGATAAGAAAGCGAGGAAAATCAATCATTCGTCAAATAAATACTGAAACAGCACAGTTAGTGATTCAAGAAAACATGTAA
- a CDS encoding DinB family protein has translation MNKQFEVLKKSRTLVLKRIEGLSHEQLHIIPEGFNNNIAWNVAHLVVTQQLLHYKMSGLDCLAPDELIEGYRKGTFPTKDFTEEEFEEVKELLIGLPDTLEEDFEAGIFKTYEEYETSTGFVIDSFESAMAFNNLHEGMHLGIIMNLTKLV, from the coding sequence ATGAACAAACAATTTGAAGTTTTAAAAAAATCGAGAACGTTAGTTTTAAAAAGAATAGAAGGTTTATCGCATGAACAATTACATATAATTCCAGAAGGATTTAATAACAACATTGCTTGGAATGTAGCACACTTAGTGGTTACACAGCAACTATTGCATTATAAAATGTCTGGATTGGATTGCTTAGCACCTGATGAGTTAATTGAAGGATACAGAAAAGGAACATTTCCTACCAAAGATTTTACTGAAGAAGAATTTGAAGAAGTAAAAGAACTGTTAATTGGATTACCAGATACTTTAGAAGAAGATTTTGAAGCAGGAATTTTTAAAACGTATGAAGAATACGAAACCAGTACAGGTTTTGTGATAGATTCTTTTGAAAGCGCTATGGCTTTTAATAATTTACACGAAGGTATGCATTTAGGTATTATTATGAATTTGACCAAATTGGTGTAA
- a CDS encoding acyl-CoA thioesterase, with protein MEIPKILESKTKIRFQDCDPFNHLNNASYFNYLINAREDQLIANYNLDIYQHGKERGKSWVVGSHQIAYLKPATLMETVTIDSQLLNYGERNLLVEIRMWNEEKTELKAILWSSFVYFDLIKLSTAKHSEDLLELFENAVLPIEQASFEERTKSFRYQKVS; from the coding sequence ATGGAAATACCAAAAATTTTAGAAAGTAAAACAAAAATCAGATTTCAAGATTGCGATCCTTTTAATCATTTAAATAATGCATCTTATTTTAATTACCTTATCAATGCTAGAGAAGATCAATTAATAGCTAATTATAATTTGGATATATACCAACACGGAAAAGAAAGAGGAAAGAGCTGGGTGGTAGGTTCACATCAAATAGCTTATTTAAAACCAGCAACCTTAATGGAAACAGTAACAATAGATTCTCAGTTACTTAATTATGGAGAAAGAAATTTGTTAGTTGAAATACGTATGTGGAATGAAGAGAAAACAGAATTGAAAGCGATACTTTGGAGCTCTTTCGTGTATTTTGATTTGATAAAATTATCTACAGCAAAACACTCCGAAGATTTACTAGAATTATTTGAAAATGCAGTATTACCAATAGAACAAGCTAGTTTTGAAGAAAGAACAAAAAGTTTTCGATATCAAAAAGTATCATAA
- a CDS encoding GNAT family N-acyltransferase, which translates to MGLVTPKEVAKAIGADKFGVFGTFSGWLLMKVLRISTANEIYNKHKHKKDLPFLNGLLDEFQIEFEIPEEDLKRIPKEGPFITISNHPLGGIDGILLLKLLLEHRADYKIIANFLLHRIEPLKPYVMPVNPFENHKDAKSSVAGIKNALLHLREGKPLGLFPAGEVSTYRDGKLMVDKEWEQGAVRLIKKAKVPVIPIYFHAKNSQLFYTLSKISDTLRTAKLPSELLSQKNRVIKVRIGKPISVKDQDSFTEIPDFYQFLRRKTYMLANPYEKASPKILSTHNLKIPKKAKKITSQKSPELFVKEVDALREKGSRLLQSKNYEVFFASAKEIPNILHEIGRLREITFREVGEGTNKPIDLDRFDKYYHHLFLWDDQQNRLVGAYRMGLGKDIFKKHGINGFYIQTLFRIEPELYPMMEKTIEMGRAFIIKEYQQKPMPLFLLWKGIVHVTLRYPEHKYLMGGVSISNQFSEFSKSLMIEFMKSHYYDPYVAQYIHPKKEFKVKLKDADKDFVFDATEADMQKFDKIIDELEPGELRIPVLIKKYVKQNARLVAFNVDPKFNNAIDGLMYIKVADIPESTVKPVMEEFQEELERRAAENLNK; encoded by the coding sequence ATGGGATTAGTAACACCTAAAGAAGTTGCAAAAGCAATAGGAGCCGACAAGTTCGGCGTTTTCGGAACGTTTTCAGGTTGGTTGCTGATGAAAGTTTTGCGAATTTCTACCGCCAATGAAATTTATAACAAGCACAAGCACAAAAAAGATTTACCTTTTTTAAATGGTTTGCTTGATGAGTTTCAAATAGAGTTTGAAATTCCTGAAGAAGATTTAAAACGTATTCCTAAGGAAGGACCTTTTATAACAATTTCTAACCATCCGCTTGGAGGGATAGATGGTATTTTATTATTAAAACTCTTATTAGAGCACAGAGCTGATTACAAGATTATAGCGAACTTTTTATTGCACAGAATAGAGCCTTTAAAGCCTTATGTAATGCCAGTAAATCCTTTTGAGAATCATAAGGATGCTAAATCGAGTGTAGCAGGAATTAAAAATGCCTTATTACATTTAAGAGAAGGAAAGCCGTTAGGGCTTTTTCCAGCAGGAGAAGTATCTACGTATCGTGATGGAAAATTAATGGTTGATAAAGAATGGGAGCAAGGGGCTGTACGCTTGATAAAAAAAGCGAAAGTACCTGTTATTCCTATTTACTTTCACGCTAAAAATAGTCAGTTGTTTTACACATTGTCTAAGATTAGTGATACGCTAAGAACTGCAAAGCTTCCGTCAGAATTATTATCTCAGAAAAATAGAGTTATCAAAGTAAGAATTGGTAAACCAATTTCAGTAAAAGACCAAGATTCATTTACTGAAATACCTGATTTTTACCAGTTTTTACGTAGAAAAACGTATATGTTGGCGAATCCGTATGAGAAAGCATCTCCGAAAATATTGTCAACACACAATTTAAAAATTCCGAAGAAAGCCAAAAAAATCACTTCTCAAAAATCACCAGAGTTATTTGTAAAAGAAGTTGACGCTTTACGAGAAAAAGGAAGTAGATTATTACAGAGTAAGAACTACGAGGTGTTTTTTGCAAGTGCAAAAGAGATACCAAATATTTTACATGAAATAGGGCGCTTACGTGAAATTACCTTTAGAGAAGTAGGAGAAGGAACAAATAAACCTATTGATTTAGATAGGTTTGATAAATATTATCACCACTTATTTTTATGGGATGACCAACAAAACAGATTGGTTGGAGCCTATAGAATGGGCTTAGGAAAAGATATTTTTAAGAAACACGGAATAAATGGTTTTTATATTCAAACATTATTTAGAATAGAGCCAGAATTGTATCCAATGATGGAAAAAACCATTGAAATGGGACGTGCCTTTATTATTAAAGAATATCAACAAAAACCAATGCCATTATTTTTATTGTGGAAAGGGATTGTACATGTTACATTACGTTACCCAGAACATAAATATTTAATGGGAGGAGTAAGCATAAGTAATCAGTTTTCTGAATTCTCAAAATCGTTAATGATTGAGTTTATGAAATCTCATTATTACGATCCGTATGTAGCACAATATATTCACCCTAAGAAAGAATTCAAGGTGAAATTAAAAGATGCTGATAAAGATTTTGTATTTGATGCTACTGAGGCTGATATGCAAAAATTTGATAAAATTATAGACGAATTGGAGCCAGGAGAATTACGTATTCCGGTATTGATTAAGAAGTACGTAAAACAGAATGCTCGTTTAGTTGCATTTAATGTAGATCCGAAGTTTAATAACGCTATTGATGGGTTAATGTATATAAAGGTAGCAGATATACCAGAAAGCACTGTAAAACCTGTTATGGAAGAATTTCAAGAAGAATTAGAACGTCGCGCAGCAGAGAATTTAAATAAGTAG
- the fbp gene encoding class 1 fructose-bisphosphatase, with protein MSNKHMTLGEFIISKQKDFKYSSGELSRLINSIRLAAKVVNHEIRKAGLVDITGAAGDINVQGEAQQKLDVLANDLFKQTLINREIVCGIASEEEDDFVVVEGQNKANENKYVLLMDPLDGSSNIDVNVSVGTIFSIYRRISPVGTPVTKEDFLQKGSEQVAAGYVAYGTSTMLVFTTGNGVNGFTLNPAIGTFYLSHPNMNYPEIGRIYSVSEGYFTHFQEGMKRFLIHCKELNEADNRPYTARYIGSLVSDFHRNMIKGGVYIYPATAITPKGKLRLLYECNPMAFICEQAGGKASDGFTRILDIKPTELHQRVPFYCGSIQMVEKAEEFMTKFSSDDKPVY; from the coding sequence ATGAGTAACAAGCATATGACGCTGGGTGAGTTTATCATCAGCAAACAAAAAGACTTTAAATATTCTTCTGGTGAATTATCTCGCTTAATAAATTCTATCCGTTTAGCTGCTAAAGTAGTAAACCATGAAATTAGAAAAGCTGGATTGGTTGATATTACTGGAGCTGCTGGTGACATTAATGTACAAGGTGAAGCACAACAAAAACTAGATGTTTTAGCGAACGATTTATTTAAGCAAACATTGATTAATCGTGAAATTGTTTGTGGTATTGCTAGTGAAGAAGAAGACGACTTTGTTGTAGTTGAAGGTCAAAACAAAGCCAACGAAAATAAATATGTGTTGTTAATGGATCCTTTAGATGGGTCATCTAACATTGATGTAAATGTTTCTGTAGGAACTATTTTTTCTATTTACAGAAGAATTTCTCCTGTTGGAACTCCTGTTACCAAAGAAGATTTCTTACAAAAAGGTAGTGAGCAAGTAGCCGCTGGTTATGTAGCTTACGGCACCTCAACTATGTTAGTTTTTACTACTGGTAATGGAGTGAATGGATTTACGTTAAATCCTGCTATTGGTACTTTTTACTTATCGCACCCTAACATGAATTATCCTGAAATTGGTAGAATTTACTCAGTAAGTGAAGGGTATTTCACACATTTCCAAGAAGGAATGAAACGTTTCTTAATTCACTGTAAAGAATTAAACGAAGCAGATAACCGTCCGTATACAGCACGTTATATTGGCTCGTTAGTTTCAGATTTTCATAGAAATATGATAAAAGGTGGTGTATATATTTATCCTGCTACTGCTATAACACCAAAAGGAAAGTTACGTTTATTATACGAATGTAATCCTATGGCGTTTATTTGTGAGCAAGCAGGTGGTAAAGCTTCTGATGGGTTTACTCGTATTTTAGATATTAAACCTACCGAGTTACATCAACGTGTACCTTTTTATTGTGGAAGTATACAAATGGTTGAAAAAGCGGAAGAGTTTATGACTAAATTTTCATCTGATGATAAACCAGTATACTAA
- a CDS encoding superoxide dismutase, whose amino-acid sequence MAFNLPELGYAYDALEPHIDARTMEIHHSKHHNGYTTKLNAAIEGTDLEGKSIEDILTNLDMNNAGVRNNGGGFYNHSLFWTVMNPEDRGYLSGELKDAIEAEFGSKEAFIDAFSKAAATQFGSGWAWLCVHKGGKIEVCSTPNQDNPLMPGVTCGGTPILGLDVWEHAYYLNYQNRRPDYIEAFFKVINWNEVERRYAAAK is encoded by the coding sequence ATGGCTTTTAACTTACCAGAATTAGGATACGCTTACGACGCTTTAGAACCACATATAGATGCTAGAACTATGGAAATTCACCATAGCAAGCACCACAACGGATATACTACTAAATTAAATGCTGCTATTGAAGGTACTGATTTAGAAGGAAAATCTATCGAAGATATTTTAACTAACTTAGACATGAACAACGCTGGTGTTCGTAATAACGGAGGTGGATTTTATAACCACTCTTTATTCTGGACAGTAATGAACCCAGAAGATAGAGGTTATTTATCTGGAGAATTAAAAGATGCTATCGAAGCTGAGTTTGGTTCAAAAGAAGCTTTTATCGATGCTTTTTCTAAAGCAGCTGCGACACAATTTGGTTCAGGATGGGCTTGGTTATGTGTACACAAAGGAGGAAAAATAGAAGTTTGCTCTACTCCTAACCAAGACAACCCATTAATGCCTGGTGTTACTTGTGGCGGAACTCCTATCTTAGGATTAGACGTTTGGGAACACGCTTATTACTTAAACTACCAAAACCGTCGTCCTGATTATATCGAAGCTTTCTTTAAAGTAATCAACTGGAACGAAGTAGAAAGAAGATATGCAGCTGCTAAATAA
- a CDS encoding arsenate reductase family protein, whose translation MKKVYFLQTCDTCRRILKEVNIDGFEKQEIKTNPITVAQLESMRELTDSYESLFNKRAKLYREMDLKNQNLTEADYKQYILDEYTFLKRPVFIVDDQIFIGNSKKVVENLKELVG comes from the coding sequence ATGAAAAAAGTTTATTTTTTACAAACTTGTGATACTTGTCGAAGAATTTTAAAAGAAGTAAATATTGACGGATTTGAAAAGCAAGAAATAAAAACCAACCCAATTACAGTTGCTCAGCTGGAATCAATGCGCGAGTTAACAGACAGCTACGAAAGTTTATTTAATAAACGTGCTAAACTGTATCGAGAAATGGATTTAAAGAATCAAAATTTAACGGAAGCTGATTACAAACAGTATATTTTAGATGAATATACATTTTTAAAACGCCCAGTTTTTATTGTTGATGACCAAATTTTTATTGGAAATAGTAAAAAAGTAGTAGAGAACCTAAAAGAACTTGTGGGTTAA
- a CDS encoding GNAT family N-acetyltransferase, which yields MSFIIRPGEQKDAQAILDLIVELAVFEKEPNAVKITVEDIIKDGFSEKPKFKTFVAEEDNKIIGMALFYERYSTWKGKAIHLEDLMVTQSKRGIGAGKALYSAVMNYAHKNNCKRVAWEVLDWNTGAVDFYKSTGATVYDEWRVCHMNEQSLEQFCNENI from the coding sequence ATGAGTTTTATTATCAGACCTGGAGAGCAAAAAGATGCTCAAGCTATATTAGATTTAATCGTCGAATTAGCTGTTTTTGAGAAGGAACCCAACGCGGTTAAAATTACGGTAGAAGACATTATTAAAGATGGTTTTTCTGAAAAACCGAAGTTTAAAACCTTTGTAGCTGAAGAAGATAATAAGATTATAGGTATGGCGTTGTTTTATGAACGCTATTCTACATGGAAAGGAAAAGCAATTCATTTAGAAGATCTAATGGTAACGCAATCTAAAAGAGGTATTGGAGCAGGAAAAGCATTGTATAGTGCTGTTATGAATTATGCACATAAAAACAATTGTAAAAGAGTGGCGTGGGAAGTATTAGATTGGAATACAGGGGCTGTTGATTTTTACAAAAGTACAGGCGCAACGGTATATGATGAGTGGAGAGTATGTCATATGAATGAACAAAGCTTAGAACAATTTTGTAATGAGAATATTTAA
- a CDS encoding cystathionine gamma-synthase → MKFNTKTIHGGQKPEEATGAVMPPIFQTSTYAQSSPGVNKGYAYSRSANPTRTALESAFATLENGTHGFAFSSGLSAIDCVLRTLNSGDEVIAGDDIYGGTYRMFTNMFEKYGLKFRYVDMNEVTNVTNAISEKTKLIWIETPTNPLMKIADIEEITKAVKNIKTSIVVAVDNTFATPYLQRPLDLGVDIVMHSATKYLGGHSDLVMGALMVKDVKLAEQLHFIQFAAGAIAGPMDSFLALRGIKTLHLRMQRHSENGKAVAEFLVKHPKVSEVFYPGLKSHPNHEVAKKQMDDFGGMVSFRLKDESKQAALTFLENTQLFTLAESLGGVESLVSHPVSMTHASIPEEERLKIGITDSLIRLSVGVEDIEDLLADLEQALSK, encoded by the coding sequence ATGAAATTCAATACGAAAACAATACATGGAGGTCAAAAACCTGAAGAAGCTACAGGTGCAGTAATGCCTCCTATATTTCAAACATCAACCTACGCACAGTCGAGTCCAGGTGTTAACAAAGGATATGCGTATTCACGTTCAGCTAATCCAACGCGTACTGCTTTAGAAAGTGCGTTTGCTACTCTTGAAAACGGAACACACGGATTTGCTTTTTCTTCTGGTTTATCGGCGATAGATTGTGTGTTGAGAACGTTAAATTCAGGTGATGAGGTAATTGCAGGAGATGATATTTACGGAGGAACATATCGAATGTTTACGAACATGTTTGAAAAATATGGATTGAAATTTCGGTATGTGGATATGAATGAGGTTACGAATGTAACCAATGCTATTTCTGAAAAAACAAAACTCATTTGGATAGAAACACCGACCAATCCGCTAATGAAAATTGCGGATATTGAGGAAATTACCAAAGCAGTAAAAAATATAAAAACATCTATTGTAGTTGCGGTTGATAACACGTTTGCAACCCCTTATTTACAGCGTCCGTTAGATTTGGGAGTTGATATAGTGATGCATTCGGCAACAAAATATTTAGGAGGGCATTCTGATTTGGTGATGGGAGCTTTAATGGTAAAGGATGTTAAACTTGCAGAACAATTACATTTTATTCAGTTTGCAGCAGGAGCTATTGCAGGACCTATGGATTCGTTTTTAGCGCTTCGAGGAATAAAAACGTTGCATTTACGTATGCAACGTCATAGTGAAAATGGAAAAGCTGTCGCTGAGTTTTTAGTAAAGCACCCAAAAGTAAGCGAAGTATTTTATCCTGGGCTGAAAAGTCACCCTAATCATGAAGTTGCCAAAAAGCAAATGGATGATTTTGGAGGCATGGTTTCTTTCAGATTGAAAGATGAGAGTAAACAAGCTGCTTTAACTTTTTTAGAAAACACTCAACTATTTACGTTAGCAGAATCGTTAGGCGGTGTTGAAAGTTTGGTAAGTCATCCAGTAAGCATGACACATGCATCCATTCCTGAAGAGGAACGTTTGAAAATAGGAATTACTGATTCTTTAATTCGTTTAAGTGTTGGAGTAGAGGATATAGAGGATTTATTAGCAGATTTAGAACAAGCGCTTTCTAAATAA
- a CDS encoding DUF4252 domain-containing protein, which produces MKRIATIFFCFFVLSSFAQKENFKTFYQSNKDRAEVSLNIPSFFANMFISDEDTDEFGVFLKKSKNYKIMVFNNNMASVQKDFKKFARRNKLKTLVRVKDGKERVTVYFRERKDRIKEIIVNVHDKSDEMVLLGIKTNLTMDELSAMVEASTKNKSIASN; this is translated from the coding sequence ATGAAACGAATTGCAACCATCTTTTTCTGCTTTTTTGTGTTAAGTTCTTTTGCGCAAAAAGAAAACTTTAAAACATTTTATCAATCTAATAAAGATAGAGCAGAGGTATCTTTAAATATTCCTAGTTTTTTTGCCAATATGTTCATCTCTGATGAAGATACTGATGAGTTTGGAGTTTTCTTAAAGAAATCTAAAAACTATAAAATTATGGTGTTCAATAACAACATGGCTTCAGTACAAAAAGATTTTAAAAAGTTTGCACGAAGAAATAAATTGAAAACTTTAGTAAGAGTAAAAGACGGTAAGGAAAGGGTAACGGTGTATTTTAGAGAAAGAAAAGACCGTATTAAAGAAATTATCGTCAATGTTCATGATAAAAGTGACGAAATGGTATTATTAGGAATTAAAACCAACCTTACCATGGATGAATTATCTGCTATGGTAGAAGCATCTACAAAAAATAAAAGTATAGCTTCAAATTAG
- a CDS encoding TetR/AcrR family transcriptional regulator, with protein MSKSERTKAFIIETVAPIFNKNGYAAMSLSKITEATGLTKGAIYGHFENKEELAIESFKFSVRKVLKDLNETVNKGETPIEMLLNVALFYEGYYEYNKQFGGCPILNIGVDANNQNKVIAQLVQSYNHRILEQFSILIEKAKEANEIKNSIDSMLYAKRFFYMIEGAVYMTHIMKDDCYLKDVSTVLQQIIKQELQK; from the coding sequence ATGTCTAAATCTGAAAGAACAAAGGCTTTTATAATAGAAACAGTAGCTCCTATTTTTAATAAGAATGGCTATGCAGCTATGAGCTTATCTAAAATTACAGAGGCTACAGGTTTGACTAAAGGAGCCATTTACGGACATTTTGAAAACAAAGAAGAGTTAGCCATAGAATCGTTTAAGTTTTCAGTAAGAAAAGTACTAAAAGACCTTAATGAAACTGTTAATAAGGGTGAGACACCTATAGAAATGTTACTTAATGTGGCACTTTTTTATGAAGGTTATTATGAATATAATAAGCAATTTGGCGGTTGCCCTATTTTAAACATCGGTGTAGATGCTAATAATCAAAATAAGGTAATTGCTCAACTGGTTCAATCGTACAATCACAGAATTTTAGAACAGTTTTCTATACTCATTGAAAAAGCAAAAGAAGCCAATGAGATTAAAAATTCAATAGATAGTATGTTATATGCTAAACGCTTTTTTTACATGATTGAAGGAGCGGTATATATGACACATATAATGAAAGATGACTGTTACTTAAAAGATGTATCTACAGTACTACAACAAATTATAAAACAAGAATTACAGAAATAA